In Solanum lycopersicum chromosome 5, SLM_r2.1, the following are encoded in one genomic region:
- the LOC138348859 gene encoding uncharacterized protein, translating into MAPKQDRTLIIGSDDEQDPEYVPPSTSAPSRAARASRATPMTVASDVVTASSCDEELTLTGTPSGSATNEKGASSSLEVSWSKEASGSAEDPAPATAAAPASSDESDSSASTSGALAHVPTPASDQPNRWCVDGQFQIDRRAAPAKQAPLEKV; encoded by the exons atggcacccaagcaagaccgcaccttgatcatcggctctgatgatgagcaggaccctgaatatgtgccACCAAGCACTTCtgcaccttcccgtgctgcacgtgcttcCAGAGCCACACCCATGACGGTGGCGTCcgacgtagtcactgcctcctcATGTGATGAGGAGctcacactgaccggcacaccctctgggtcagccacaaatgagaaAGGAGCGTCTAGCTCCTTAGAAGTATCATGGTCCAAGGAAGCATCAGGCTCTGCTGAGgatcccgcacccgccactgctgcagcgccggcctcgtctgatgaatCTGACAGTTCAGCCTCTACATCCGGTGCACTAGCTCacgtccccaccccagcctctgaccagccaaaccggtggtgtgtcgacggccagtttcaa atcgataggcgggctgctccagctaaacaggccccactggagaaGGTTtga